The following coding sequences lie in one Thermosulfuriphilus ammonigenes genomic window:
- a CDS encoding M16 family metallopeptidase, translated as MALRLHILWLVLGLILLTSTPGEAVEIAPGVQKTVLENGLTIIVKESHRAPVVAVQVWVKAGGVYEKDKEAGISHFIEHLLFKGSKDRPPGALAEEIESAGGAINAYTSYDYTVYHLTVPAESLNEALAALADALFNPAFAPEEIDREREVILEEMRMRQDRPEIKVSQALMGLAYPNHPYGRPIIGWPETLKKIDRAAIVSYFERRYRPTHMTLVIVGDVSAEEAISQALGYFGQAPFKKALPFKIPERSSPPQGLKVLKEDVQEGYLQLAFPGPSLTEIKEAALADVLAVILGSGRSSRLYQKVREKQELVSTIGAYSFTPMGPGLLRISAQLEPENLEAALKAILTETYRLRFYPVLPEELERAKTQVESDFIYIKELMEGQARRLGVFQTILGDPLAEKTYLEAVRSVTTEMLQEAAEKYIRPQDLAVAILLPQEASGLSPEKLAAINEEALLAAQGISSSERGFVAPTYRRVLSNGLTVLVREIPDVPTFALRIVFPGGVRFETKQTNGLFRLLAATWTRGTSQHTSNQLAETIEAMGGSLSGFSGRNTVGLEGEFLSRDLKKALELFSEILTQATFPEDEVKKAKGPVIATISSLEDNPTELAMREFNRLLFEGHPYALSPLGSKEVIARLQAEDLRKTYENFIRPSRGVLALVGDLEAEKVFQILEDLLGGWHQGQGSLPEPPSPPPPLTQARFSTLHKEIRQAHILLGFRTPGLESQDRFALDILAAVLSGQSGRLFRELRDKEALAYSVTAFYRPLLGTGSFAFYIAAAPEKKDRALKGLWQAIYRLNTEGLNPEEISKAKKRLIGRYEIGLQTNGAQALDMALNELYGLGYNFAIKYIRRIQEVGPEQISEVARKYLGGDLYVLVSVEPVSEE; from the coding sequence ATGGCCCTTAGACTTCACATTCTTTGGTTGGTTTTAGGGCTCATCCTCTTGACTTCAACACCAGGAGAGGCCGTGGAAATTGCCCCAGGAGTTCAGAAAACGGTTTTAGAGAACGGGCTAACCATAATTGTCAAGGAAAGCCACCGGGCTCCAGTAGTAGCTGTTCAGGTCTGGGTTAAGGCCGGCGGAGTCTATGAAAAAGACAAAGAGGCTGGAATCAGTCACTTCATTGAACATCTTCTCTTTAAGGGAAGCAAAGATCGCCCTCCGGGAGCTTTGGCTGAAGAGATCGAATCTGCCGGCGGGGCTATAAATGCCTATACATCTTATGACTACACTGTCTATCACCTTACCGTGCCAGCCGAGAGTCTAAACGAGGCCTTGGCGGCCCTGGCCGACGCCCTATTTAACCCTGCCTTTGCCCCAGAAGAGATAGATCGGGAAAGAGAAGTCATCTTAGAAGAGATGCGGATGCGCCAGGACCGACCGGAGATAAAGGTCTCTCAAGCCCTTATGGGGCTGGCCTATCCCAACCATCCTTATGGAAGACCAATCATCGGCTGGCCGGAGACCCTGAAGAAAATAGACCGGGCAGCCATCGTCTCTTATTTTGAACGTCGCTATCGGCCCACTCATATGACCCTGGTTATTGTAGGAGATGTCTCCGCTGAAGAGGCCATCTCTCAGGCCTTGGGATACTTTGGTCAGGCTCCTTTTAAAAAGGCCCTTCCCTTCAAGATTCCCGAGCGCAGTTCCCCGCCACAAGGTCTCAAAGTCCTCAAAGAAGACGTCCAGGAGGGTTATCTCCAGCTAGCCTTTCCCGGCCCTTCCCTTACCGAAATTAAAGAAGCCGCTTTGGCTGATGTTTTGGCGGTAATTCTTGGTTCGGGACGAAGCTCCAGGCTCTATCAAAAAGTACGGGAGAAGCAGGAGCTGGTCTCAACTATAGGAGCCTACTCCTTTACCCCCATGGGACCGGGGCTTTTAAGAATAAGCGCTCAACTTGAGCCAGAAAACCTTGAAGCTGCCCTTAAGGCTATTCTCACAGAAACCTATCGGCTGAGATTCTATCCGGTTCTCCCCGAGGAGCTGGAGAGGGCTAAAACCCAGGTAGAGAGTGACTTTATCTATATTAAAGAGCTTATGGAGGGGCAGGCCAGACGTCTGGGGGTCTTTCAAACCATCCTTGGTGACCCTCTGGCCGAAAAGACCTACCTTGAAGCCGTACGTTCTGTCACCACGGAAATGCTTCAAGAAGCGGCCGAAAAATACATCCGCCCTCAAGACCTGGCCGTGGCTATCCTTCTACCGCAAGAGGCCTCTGGGCTTAGTCCAGAGAAGTTGGCCGCCATTAACGAGGAGGCCCTGCTGGCTGCTCAGGGGATAAGCTCTTCTGAGCGGGGCTTTGTGGCTCCTACCTATCGGCGAGTACTTTCTAATGGTTTGACTGTCCTCGTCAGAGAGATACCTGATGTTCCCACCTTTGCCCTGCGAATCGTCTTTCCCGGTGGGGTTCGCTTTGAGACGAAGCAAACCAATGGACTCTTTCGCTTACTTGCGGCCACCTGGACCAGAGGAACTAGCCAGCACACCTCCAACCAACTGGCGGAGACCATCGAAGCCATGGGTGGTAGCCTGAGCGGTTTTTCGGGCAGAAACACCGTTGGCCTTGAGGGCGAGTTTCTTTCACGTGACCTTAAAAAGGCCCTGGAGCTCTTCAGTGAGATCCTCACCCAGGCCACCTTTCCTGAAGATGAAGTCAAAAAGGCCAAGGGGCCGGTAATAGCTACAATTAGTTCTCTGGAGGACAACCCCACTGAGCTGGCCATGAGGGAATTTAACCGCCTCCTTTTTGAGGGTCATCCTTACGCCCTCTCTCCTCTAGGGAGCAAGGAAGTCATTGCCCGTCTCCAGGCCGAAGATCTTAGAAAGACCTATGAAAACTTTATCCGCCCCTCAAGAGGTGTCTTGGCCCTTGTCGGCGATCTTGAAGCAGAAAAGGTCTTCCAGATTCTAGAGGACCTTCTTGGCGGTTGGCACCAAGGCCAGGGGAGCCTTCCAGAGCCTCCCTCGCCACCACCCCCACTTACCCAGGCCCGGTTCTCCACCCTTCATAAAGAGATTCGTCAAGCCCATATTCTGCTTGGTTTCAGAACCCCGGGTCTTGAGAGTCAGGATCGCTTTGCCCTGGATATCCTGGCAGCGGTTCTCTCGGGCCAAAGTGGGCGCCTCTTCAGAGAGTTAAGAGACAAAGAGGCCCTGGCTTATTCAGTAACGGCCTTTTACCGTCCCCTTTTGGGAACGGGGAGTTTTGCCTTCTATATTGCCGCCGCCCCCGAAAAGAAAGATCGAGCCTTAAAAGGCCTGTGGCAGGCCATCTACCGGCTAAACACCGAGGGTCTTAATCCGGAGGAGATAAGCAAGGCCAAAAAGCGCCTTATCGGACGCTATGAGATCGGACTTCAGACCAATGGGGCCCAGGCCCTAGACATGGCCCTTAATGAACTCTATGGCCTGGGATACAACTTTGCCATCAAATATATCCGCCGGATTCAGGAGGTGGGGCCAGAACAAATCTCCGAAGTAGCCAGAAAGTATTTAGGGGGGGATCTTTATGTCTTGGTCTCAGTGGAACCAGTCTCTGAGGAGTAA
- a CDS encoding DUF4198 domain-containing protein translates to MSFILLWPTLVWAGWFHVFIPDQTGGYGKVGWPTTWTYFWGKPYQGIIADTKPPQFVVFSPSGKRLPVAVTAIDLLDESSGKKRRAFRLRYTAKETGDHYICLLGAPYLVMEEGLVYQDYVKECLHVFKEDGWQRPLGLELEIVPLTRPYGLEVGEIFRGRCLKDGQPAAGAKVEWEYYQGYYLPRKDLPQDPFGYENRPLITKSAHTDQEGIFAIGFNRPGWWIISVSFPSGTIDFGPSTFPLIKRAGIWIYVQEPYHPPPKKP, encoded by the coding sequence TTGAGCTTCATTTTACTCTGGCCTACTTTGGTCTGGGCAGGATGGTTTCACGTCTTTATCCCCGACCAGACGGGAGGCTACGGTAAAGTTGGATGGCCCACTACCTGGACCTACTTCTGGGGAAAGCCTTATCAGGGAATCATCGCCGACACTAAACCACCCCAGTTTGTGGTCTTCAGCCCCTCAGGCAAGAGGCTTCCGGTGGCGGTGACGGCCATTGATCTTCTTGATGAATCCTCGGGGAAAAAACGCCGGGCCTTTAGATTACGTTATACCGCCAAGGAGACAGGAGATCACTATATCTGCCTTCTCGGGGCTCCGTACTTGGTTATGGAAGAGGGGCTTGTCTACCAGGACTACGTCAAGGAATGTCTTCATGTCTTTAAGGAAGATGGCTGGCAAAGACCTTTGGGGCTTGAGCTAGAAATAGTCCCCCTCACCAGACCCTATGGTCTAGAGGTAGGGGAGATTTTCCGCGGCCGCTGTTTAAAAGACGGACAACCAGCTGCCGGAGCAAAGGTAGAGTGGGAATACTATCAGGGATATTACCTGCCCCGAAAAGATCTTCCCCAAGATCCTTTTGGGTATGAAAATCGTCCTCTGATAACTAAAAGTGCCCACACCGATCAGGAGGGTATCTTCGCTATAGGGTTTAATAGACCCGGCTGGTGGATTATCTCCGTCTCCTTCCCCTCCGGAACCATTGATTTTGGCCCAAGCACCTTTCCTCTGATTAAACGGGCCGGCATCTGGATCTACGTTCAAGAACCCTATCATCCACCCCCCAAAAAACCTTAA
- a CDS encoding YeeE/YedE thiosulfate transporter family protein, whose protein sequence is MAEDNVLSQRIKELYNAFFVRDWSPLMGAILIAFFAVLMEAWYRPWGIVGGLRNWADWFFYLIGLYEDEPPHVLWFSSSVMNIGFIAGAFISALMSRNFAFRIPPTLEIIKGFVAGILMGIGASLAMGCNIGGFYVAIQNLAANGLLMFIGLIFGTMLGLKYLIWEMNHFFPSGGREIGPPRNAEPYIGVLCIVALFVAAYMYMGSDMDDAELMAGYLLIGSALGFTMHRSRLCMVNGLREPFMTGDAKMGKAVMLSIILGAIGVAILKYQGLRAEELYVTPTFGLGALLGGFIFGAAMVVAGGCGSGSLWRVGEGQLKLWIVAITFGLTNSIVRHLFAEYDVIEEGYLGKAIYLPDYLGYGGTLFLITAIMIIWYIIIDWNEETNKMVFEI, encoded by the coding sequence ATGGCCGAAGATAACGTCCTCAGCCAACGGATAAAGGAGCTTTACAATGCCTTTTTTGTCCGGGATTGGAGTCCTCTTATGGGGGCCATCCTTATTGCCTTCTTTGCCGTTCTTATGGAGGCCTGGTATCGCCCCTGGGGTATTGTTGGAGGACTCCGTAACTGGGCCGACTGGTTTTTCTACCTTATCGGCCTTTATGAGGATGAACCCCCTCATGTCCTCTGGTTTTCTTCTTCGGTAATGAACATCGGTTTTATTGCCGGGGCCTTTATTTCAGCCCTTATGTCTCGCAACTTTGCCTTTCGTATTCCCCCCACCTTAGAAATCATCAAAGGCTTTGTGGCCGGTATCCTTATGGGAATTGGGGCTTCTTTGGCTATGGGCTGTAACATTGGTGGCTTTTATGTAGCCATTCAAAATTTGGCCGCCAATGGCCTATTAATGTTCATTGGTCTCATTTTTGGGACCATGCTCGGTCTCAAGTATCTTATCTGGGAGATGAATCACTTCTTCCCCTCTGGAGGGCGAGAGATTGGTCCTCCCCGGAATGCCGAACCCTATATTGGTGTCCTCTGTATTGTGGCCCTCTTTGTTGCCGCCTACATGTATATGGGCTCTGATATGGATGACGCTGAACTCATGGCTGGTTATCTCCTTATCGGTTCGGCTCTTGGCTTTACCATGCACCGTAGTCGTCTCTGCATGGTTAACGGTCTGCGAGAGCCCTTTATGACCGGCGATGCTAAGATGGGCAAGGCGGTTATGCTTTCCATTATTCTTGGGGCTATCGGGGTGGCTATTCTCAAATATCAGGGACTACGGGCTGAAGAGCTTTATGTTACCCCCACCTTTGGACTCGGAGCCCTCTTGGGAGGTTTTATCTTTGGGGCGGCTATGGTAGTGGCCGGTGGCTGTGGCTCGGGAAGCCTGTGGCGAGTTGGTGAAGGTCAGCTTAAGCTCTGGATAGTGGCTATCACTTTTGGTCTTACCAATTCCATTGTTCGGCATCTATTTGCTGAGTATGACGTTATTGAAGAGGGCTATCTTGGTAAGGCTATCTACCTTCCTGACTATTTAGGCTATGGGGGAACACTCTTTTTGATTACCGCCATTATGATTATTTGGTACATTATTATCGACTGGAACGAAGAGACCAACAAGATGGTCTTTGAAATTTAA
- a CDS encoding KamA family radical SAM protein, whose protein sequence is MTPEERLASLKERGIPTLKEASLEDWQNWRWQLKARIRHPQALGLKGLEKVIQAYPLLVTPYYLSLIRDWQGDDPIKIQALPDQRELEDFGLEDPDPLAEERLSPVARLIHRYPDRVLILTTNHCATYCRHCNRKRLWRRPLELTPDQLKGALTYISSHPEIREVILSGGDPLLLPSRRLETILASLRRIPHIEIIRIGTRIPVTLPMRVDSELLEVLKKYRPLWILTHFNHPREITAEAALACQKLLEAGLPVLNQTVLLKGVNDSETIMKDLLQGLTRIAVKPYYLFQCDPVLGVGHLRTSVFTGLKIIKALRGYLGGIAIPTFVVDLPGGRGKVPLEPDYLLAKKGNKLTFENFRGEKVIYQDPDSKE, encoded by the coding sequence ATGACTCCAGAGGAAAGACTGGCAAGTCTAAAAGAAAGAGGAATTCCGACCCTAAAGGAAGCCTCATTAGAAGACTGGCAAAACTGGCGCTGGCAACTTAAGGCCCGAATCCGCCATCCTCAGGCCTTGGGCTTAAAGGGCCTTGAGAAGGTAATTCAAGCGTACCCTCTTTTGGTGACCCCTTACTATCTGTCCCTCATCAGGGATTGGCAGGGAGATGATCCCATAAAGATCCAGGCCCTACCAGACCAGAGAGAGCTTGAAGACTTCGGGCTGGAGGACCCTGATCCTTTGGCTGAAGAAAGACTCTCTCCGGTGGCCAGACTCATACATCGCTATCCCGATCGAGTCCTTATCCTGACCACCAACCATTGCGCCACCTATTGCCGCCATTGTAACCGGAAAAGGCTCTGGCGGAGGCCCTTGGAGCTTACCCCAGACCAGCTCAAAGGAGCATTGACTTATATCTCTTCTCACCCGGAGATAAGAGAGGTTATCCTCTCTGGCGGAGACCCTTTACTTCTTCCTTCCCGACGACTTGAAACTATCCTGGCCAGTCTAAGGCGTATCCCTCATATTGAGATCATCCGGATCGGAACCAGGATTCCCGTTACACTGCCCATGCGTGTTGATTCGGAACTTCTGGAAGTTCTAAAGAAATACCGTCCCCTGTGGATCCTCACTCACTTCAACCATCCCCGAGAGATCACCGCTGAGGCCGCCTTAGCCTGCCAGAAACTCCTTGAAGCTGGCTTACCGGTGCTCAATCAAACGGTACTTCTTAAAGGAGTCAACGATTCAGAGACTATCATGAAGGACCTTCTTCAGGGTCTTACCCGCATCGCCGTCAAACCATATTATCTCTTTCAGTGTGATCCAGTCTTAGGGGTAGGACATTTAAGGACCAGTGTCTTCACAGGTCTTAAAATTATAAAGGCCCTAAGAGGTTATCTTGGGGGGATCGCCATTCCCACCTTCGTGGTAGATCTTCCCGGGGGGAGAGGAAAAGTTCCCCTTGAGCCTGATTATCTACTGGCCAAAAAGGGAAATAAACTAACGTTTGAAAATTTCCGGGGCGAGAAAGTTATCTATCAAGATCCAGATTCTAAAGAATAA
- a CDS encoding sulfurtransferase TusA family protein translates to MSEFKKAPEGIKPDVTIDCKGLSCPMPLLRTKKAVEKLGSGQILEVLGTDPGSRNDIPGWCARAGHEYLGEIEDSGFFRFYIKKK, encoded by the coding sequence ATGAGTGAATTCAAGAAGGCCCCTGAAGGAATCAAGCCTGACGTGACCATCGATTGTAAGGGTCTTTCCTGCCCTATGCCCCTTTTGCGAACCAAAAAGGCGGTAGAGAAGCTCGGCTCCGGGCAGATCTTGGAGGTTTTGGGTACGGATCCTGGCTCCCGAAATGATATTCCTGGCTGGTGCGCTCGGGCCGGACACGAGTATCTTGGCGAGATCGAAGATTCGGGATTTTTCCGCTTCTATATCAAGAAAAAGTAG
- the prmC gene encoding peptide chain release factor N(5)-glutamine methyltransferase, with translation MALIGDLLRKIRSAFKKAGVDQEEAEYLLAHILGISRAEVHLRAREHLPAELLPTLEMALKRRLTREPLAYIFGEVEFYGRPFRVGPGVLIPRPETEILVETVIGLCPEREPFLLDLGTGSGVIGITLALERQALVVAIDKSLVALSYAQANLLRYRLKNRVFLVASDWCQALRPQRVFQVVVSNPPYVGPEEWPHLAPEIKDFEPQEALVAREEGLSAIKKVIACARKHLAPGGFLVCEIGARQADKVLALAQQAGLLEGRIIPDLAGNPRILVARQRREDSH, from the coding sequence GTGGCCCTGATAGGCGACCTTCTCCGAAAGATTCGATCTGCCTTTAAAAAAGCTGGAGTAGACCAAGAAGAAGCCGAATATCTCCTGGCCCATATCCTGGGGATCTCCCGGGCGGAAGTTCACCTTAGAGCCCGGGAACACCTCCCAGCCGAACTTCTCCCCACCCTGGAGATGGCCCTTAAAAGGCGGCTGACTCGAGAGCCATTAGCCTATATCTTTGGAGAAGTGGAATTCTATGGCCGGCCTTTTAGGGTCGGGCCAGGCGTCCTCATCCCTCGACCGGAGACAGAGATCCTGGTAGAAACAGTAATTGGGCTCTGTCCAGAAAGGGAACCTTTTTTGCTTGATCTTGGCACAGGCTCTGGGGTAATAGGCATAACGCTGGCTCTTGAAAGACAGGCCTTGGTTGTGGCCATAGACAAAAGTCTTGTAGCCTTAAGTTATGCCCAAGCCAATCTTCTGCGCTACAGGTTAAAAAACAGGGTCTTTTTAGTGGCTAGTGATTGGTGCCAGGCACTGAGACCGCAAAGGGTCTTTCAGGTGGTGGTTAGTAATCCTCCTTATGTAGGGCCAGAAGAGTGGCCTCACTTGGCCCCAGAAATAAAGGATTTTGAACCTCAGGAGGCCTTAGTGGCCAGGGAGGAAGGGCTTTCCGCTATAAAAAAGGTGATAGCCTGCGCCCGGAAGCACCTGGCCCCAGGGGGTTTTTTAGTCTGTGAGATTGGGGCTCGCCAGGCAGATAAAGTCCTGGCTTTGGCCCAGCAAGCCGGTCTGCTAGAAGGCAGAATTATTCCTGACCTTGCCGGCAACCCTCGCATTCTGGTAGCTCGTCAGAGAAGGGAGGACTCTCATTAA
- the murA gene encoding UDP-N-acetylglucosamine 1-carboxyvinyltransferase produces the protein MEEVIVVEGGERLKGEVQVSGAKNAALPILAATLLAEGSFILDNIPQLEDVRTMTELLSTLGAKIISRKSSLYVDTCRIISHEAPYELVKRMRASVLVLGPLLARFRRAKVALPGGCSIGARPIDFHLEGLRKMGARLRVDGGFVEAEAPRGLRGKEIVLGFPSVTATENLMMAATLAKGKTVIHQAAKEPEVVALGHFLQTMGAKIEGLGTETIFIEGLEGLQPAGYRIIADRIETGTFLMAVAAAGGEITIRGACPEHLQTVINTLMDAGLEISWEGETIYARQSHPLRAVDIVTAPYPGFPTDLQAQFMVCMTQAKGISVIRETIFENRFQHALELKRMGAEIKLAGKQVAIVRGGGKLSGAKVRATDLRAGASLILAGLAATGRTVVQEVHHLDRGYENIVEKLAGLGANIQRLKGDELLEQAFSK, from the coding sequence ATGGAAGAGGTAATCGTCGTTGAAGGGGGAGAGAGGCTTAAGGGAGAGGTTCAGGTAAGCGGGGCAAAGAATGCCGCCCTTCCCATTCTGGCTGCCACCCTTCTGGCTGAAGGAAGCTTTATCCTGGACAACATCCCCCAGCTTGAAGACGTCCGAACCATGACCGAACTCCTTTCCACCTTGGGGGCCAAGATCATCAGCCGGAAAAGTAGCCTTTATGTAGATACATGTCGGATCATCTCCCATGAAGCCCCTTACGAACTAGTCAAACGTATGAGAGCCTCCGTTTTGGTGCTTGGCCCCCTTCTGGCCCGTTTTCGCAGGGCCAAGGTGGCCCTTCCCGGAGGGTGCTCCATTGGGGCCCGGCCCATAGATTTTCATCTTGAAGGGCTGAGAAAAATGGGGGCTAGACTCCGGGTGGACGGAGGCTTTGTGGAGGCTGAGGCCCCCCGGGGCCTCCGGGGGAAGGAAATAGTCCTTGGTTTTCCCTCGGTCACGGCCACAGAAAACCTGATGATGGCTGCTACCCTGGCCAAAGGAAAGACGGTCATCCATCAAGCAGCTAAAGAACCAGAGGTGGTGGCCCTGGGCCATTTTCTCCAGACCATGGGGGCCAAAATCGAGGGGCTTGGGACCGAAACTATCTTTATCGAGGGCCTTGAAGGCCTCCAGCCTGCTGGTTATCGCATTATTGCCGACCGCATAGAAACCGGGACTTTTTTAATGGCCGTAGCCGCTGCCGGAGGGGAGATCACCATCAGAGGAGCCTGTCCTGAACATCTTCAAACAGTAATCAATACCCTAATGGATGCAGGGCTGGAGATAAGCTGGGAGGGAGAGACCATCTACGCTCGTCAGAGCCACCCCCTTCGAGCCGTGGATATCGTTACCGCCCCCTATCCGGGTTTTCCTACCGACCTCCAGGCCCAATTTATGGTCTGCATGACCCAGGCCAAGGGAATTTCGGTAATCAGAGAGACCATTTTTGAGAATCGCTTTCAACACGCTTTAGAGCTTAAACGCATGGGAGCCGAAATTAAGCTGGCTGGCAAACAGGTGGCCATTGTCCGGGGAGGCGGAAAGCTCTCCGGGGCCAAAGTTAGAGCTACAGACTTAAGGGCCGGAGCTTCCTTAATCTTGGCCGGCTTGGCCGCTACGGGCCGGACTGTTGTCCAGGAAGTCCACCATCTTGATCGAGGTTATGAAAATATCGTCGAAAAGCTGGCCGGCCTGGGAGCCAACATTCAGCGTCTTAAGGGCGATGAACTCCTGGAGCAAGCTTTTTCTAAGTAA
- a CDS encoding N-acyl homoserine lactonase family protein, which translates to MTTYTIYPLLTAVNETDQGFLTYLRGYGRRLWAPIFAFLVTDGRHHLLIDTGVEEFYVPDKVLKDLGVRPRSLLEHLASIGLKPEDIKIIIHTHLHHEHCENDALFPQAKIFIQKEEWEFCQNPHPLDHRYLPELLEGLDLQLLSGDEEILPGLQVIKTPGHTPGGQSVLIKTTKGLAVITGFCVSKANFPPTGPPVPPGIHLDAIQAFESCQRVKEIADILIPIRELNLPPKIPA; encoded by the coding sequence ATGACGACCTATACCATTTATCCACTACTTACTGCAGTAAACGAAACCGACCAGGGCTTCCTTACCTATCTTCGTGGTTATGGACGCCGTCTTTGGGCACCAATATTTGCCTTTCTGGTTACCGATGGTCGGCATCATCTCTTAATAGATACCGGGGTGGAAGAATTCTACGTCCCTGATAAGGTGCTGAAAGATCTTGGAGTCAGGCCCCGATCTCTTCTGGAACATTTAGCCTCAATAGGTCTGAAGCCTGAAGATATCAAAATTATCATCCATACCCATCTCCATCATGAGCACTGCGAGAATGATGCCCTCTTTCCCCAGGCCAAAATCTTTATCCAGAAGGAGGAGTGGGAGTTCTGCCAAAATCCCCACCCCCTTGACCATCGCTACCTTCCTGAACTCCTTGAGGGGCTTGATCTCCAACTTCTCTCCGGAGATGAAGAAATTTTGCCGGGGCTACAAGTGATAAAGACCCCCGGTCATACCCCCGGAGGTCAGTCAGTTCTTATAAAAACAACCAAAGGTTTGGCGGTAATTACCGGTTTTTGCGTCAGTAAAGCCAACTTTCCTCCAACAGGGCCGCCGGTTCCTCCTGGGATCCATCTTGATGCTATCCAGGCCTTTGAAAGTTGCCAGCGGGTTAAGGAGATAGCCGATATTCTTATCCCCATAAGAGAGCTCAATCTGCCCCCCAAAATTCCGGCTTAA
- a CDS encoding PAS domain S-box protein — translation MPVHIIFLILLFGLLLVGDLLLVMKLFEVIGSLKGLEAEGLVIALRSLASGLKEEALLSLAVGVVAAVAMVAFWITLRREQRHHRICEQRLRELSERLRALVEASPRLGIVRIRLPHGEFIDVNRGACELLSLSRGELLGRSLLDFVYHEDKEAMAKGLYGLKEGEMAEMVFRFVSGIGRIFPAEWHLFRPRSDFPDSEAVGIFTDVTDREAAEAERLLRERLQGVLEMAGAAAHEINQPLQILAGIAWRLKERCPQSQECHKIIDQLEEEVERMMTLGHKLASVSRYAVKPYVGETKIIDLEAASYSSETGSTETKT, via the coding sequence ATGCCGGTTCACATAATCTTTCTGATCCTACTCTTTGGCCTTTTGCTGGTGGGGGATCTGCTCCTGGTGATGAAACTTTTCGAGGTGATCGGTTCCCTTAAGGGCCTTGAGGCCGAGGGGCTTGTTATCGCCTTAAGGTCTTTGGCCTCAGGCCTTAAGGAAGAGGCCTTGCTCTCTTTGGCCGTGGGAGTAGTGGCCGCGGTGGCCATGGTGGCCTTCTGGATAACTCTTCGGCGGGAGCAAAGACATCACCGCATTTGCGAACAGCGCCTGCGAGAGCTCTCAGAGCGCTTACGCGCTCTGGTGGAGGCCTCCCCCCGTTTAGGTATCGTGCGTATCAGGCTCCCACACGGGGAGTTTATCGATGTTAATCGAGGAGCCTGTGAGCTCCTTTCCCTTTCTCGAGGGGAGCTTTTGGGAAGAAGCCTTCTTGACTTTGTCTACCATGAAGATAAAGAGGCCATGGCCAAAGGCCTTTATGGTCTTAAAGAGGGAGAGATGGCGGAGATGGTCTTTCGTTTCGTTTCAGGTATAGGCCGTATCTTTCCCGCAGAGTGGCATCTTTTTCGCCCCCGTTCGGATTTTCCGGATTCAGAAGCCGTAGGAATTTTTACCGATGTTACCGACCGGGAGGCAGCTGAGGCCGAAAGACTATTGCGTGAGCGTCTTCAGGGAGTTTTGGAGATGGCCGGGGCTGCCGCCCATGAGATCAACCAACCCCTTCAGATCCTGGCCGGGATTGCCTGGCGCCTCAAAGAACGTTGCCCCCAGAGTCAGGAGTGCCATAAGATCATAGACCAGCTCGAAGAAGAAGTAGAACGCATGATGACCCTCGGCCACAAACTGGCTTCAGTGAGCCGCTATGCCGTAAAACCTTATGTGGGGGAGACAAAAATTATTGATCTGGAGGCCGCCAGTTACTCCTCAGAGACTGGTTCCACTGAGACCAAGACATAA